Within Bremerella sp. JC817, the genomic segment CGAGGCGACCAGCCCACACCCGAGAGCGATAATGATCAGGATTAGTGATTTCGGACGCATTTGCTTTTCCTTAGTTCAGCTAGCCTCCATGCCCGCACCTAGCTAGCTCCTCAGGCCCCTTTAATCGCGAGTGCGATGTAGGGGAATCATCGGGCCTCCGAGACGAGAAGGTCAAAACAAACGTCTCGAGTCGGACGACCATTGCGTTTCGCAATTTCCGGACAACCGGAATATTTTGCATCAACGGCTATTGAACGGTTTCTCTCCGCATTGTTGTTTTCGCTTCCAAGGTGGTGGCCCCTAAGTACATAGGAGACGGCAACCAACTGACTTCGGCGAAAGGAACGCGAACGGTAACGCTTACCGCTCCGCCAAATCCGGCATTTTCAGGCGGATCCGGGGAAAGGATAACTTGTGCACCACTGCTATCGACGGCTGCTGAGTCGAGAAAGCCATTCACCGCCGAAATCACTTCGGCGGTGGTTGCTCCGTCCAGGACGGCTCGGCGAGCACCTTCGCGGGAAGCGTTGGTAATCACCTGCTGCACCATGACCATGCGACCGTACTCAATCATTCCGAAAATCAGCAGGAAGAAGAGCGGCGCCACAATGGCAAATTCAACAACCGCTGCCCCTGACCGTTTCAATCGGAATAATCGGCATCTCTTATCAAGGCCGAAATGTCGGGAACGCAAAGTCCCCGTCATCTCACCCAAGTTAACACGGTCGCTTGCGCGGTCTGTGCATGCAGACGATATCAGGCTCATACCAGCAGTCCCATCCAGAAGAAGTAGCCAATGGTTCCGATGGCGATCGGAATACCATAAGGGAGCAGTAGCATCGTTGGCTTACGCTCCGCAGCGATGCTCGACAACTGATTCGGATCACGAATGGTCATGATCTCGTTCAGGATGATGCGAGCGTTGTCCGAGTGTTTCTTCCAAGCTTTGCGGAAGGCGACCATACCGACAGCCAGGACGGCACCGACGATGGCCGAGATGCAGAATGCATAGAAGGTGTGCGTGCCATACATCCAGGCACCAACACCGGCTAGCAACTTAACGTCGCCAGCGCCCATGCCGCCAATCGAGTAGGCTGGCAGCAACAGGGCCAGGCCGACCACGGTGCCCAACAGGCTCCAGCCAAGGCCTTCAAAGCCAAACGCACAGAAGCTGTAGACCCAGCCGCTGGCGACGAAAGGGAACGTGATCCAGTTCGGGACCTTCAACTCGAAGCCGTCAATCACAGCGGCCAGAATCAAGGTGAACGTGACGACCCACACGGGCCAATTTTGTGCGATTGCTTCCGACAGGCTTACAAACAGATCCATGACTTTCTCCTCACCTCGCGCGTCTCATGCGAGGCCGACCACTAAATGCGCAACAACAGGGATACCACCACTGGTTTCCGGACGTGTCTTCACAAAAATTCCGGCACAAAACAGTAGCTCACCCAGGCAACCGTGCGGCCAAAATAGACCGCTTTTTCCCCGATTTCTGCCTATTCGGAATAAGTTGCCGTGGTGCGGTGTTTCGTTAATCCCGCCAAAGTCGGATCAACCGGAAAAAAAGAAAAGCCCCGAGTACCCCGTGTTAGGGTGCCCGGGGCTTTCCAGTGTTTTCACGAAAAAAAACGCGTGAGCCCGAAGGCACACGCGTTTGCTGGCGGCTTAGAGAGCACCACCAGTGGTGTTAGCGGTCTGCATGTCCGTACCGATCTTGGTGAACGTGGCGTTCGCCTGGGTACCGATCGCCTGGATGGCGGTCAGACATACGATGACGATCAGAGCCAGCATCACGGCGTATTCAACCGCGGTGGGACCGTCTTCCGATACGAGGAAATTCTGTACCTTCTGGATGAGACCTTGCATGAGAATTCTCCAACGTTGCCTAAATTCGGCAAAAACTAAAGATGCTTACTACCGCCGTTCAACCGTTGCGATTCCATCACGCTGGTCTGCAAAACTTGGTTGAATGCGGTCCTCTTGGTTAAAGCCTCAGTCCCATACATAGCCATCAGGAAGTGGACGTCATACGTCCGGAGTCAACCCTTCGGCAGCCTGGCCGCCACGGTTAAGTGGTCCTAAGCTTTGCGTCCTGACCTCGCGATCAGTTTGCCTTTGTCGGGGGACATTGGCGGCAGACCATTGCCCGTACACCGGAAGCCTCGATTTCGATGAGTTTCAGATGAGACGAGCATTAGTCCGGCAACTTGTCCTGTTGCCATTCAGTTCTGTGCGATGCACTTCCCTGAACACCTGAAACCTATGTCACGTCCGGCCTATGTCAAATTGCGAGCTTTAGAAAAACTTGGCGATTCCGGGACATTTTTCCGAGAGAGCACCTAAAACGATTGTATTAAAGGACTTAAGTGTCCCAAAATCTCATCTCAGCGCATGAAAAACGCCGCGAAGTGTTCGTTTCGCGGCGTTTTCTTCATTATTTATATCGCTCGAATCACACGTTTTAGTGCGATGGTTCGGTCGCCGGAGCCTCGTCGGTACCGTATCCGGTCTCGTCGTCGGCGGCATCCACCTTATCGTTGAATAGCAGACCGAACAGAATCATCACGACCCCGGCCATGATACAAGGCATCAGCCAGATCATCTGCCAGTTCGAGACTCCTTCTTCGTTGGTGAATGCAGCGGCAATCGCCCCCATCACCTGGGCACCGATCCCCAAACCAAGACCCTGGGTCACGAAGACCAGGAAGCCTTGGGCCTGACCACGCAGCTCCTTGCCGCATTTCTTGTCGGTGTAAATAAACCCGGTGACAAAGAAGAAGTCGTAGCAGATACCATGCAGCAAAATGCCCAGCACCACCATCCACTGCACGTTGTCAACATCGGCACCAGCAAACAGACCGTAGCGAACAACCCAGGCAGCCATACCGGCGAACAGCATCCACTTCACACCCAGACGGCTGAAGAAGAGTGGCATCAGCAGCATGAACACGATTTCCGAGCCCTGCCCGATCGACATGACCGTCGCCTTTTGCTCGAAACCGACCTTGCCCACGAATGTGGAGGCATAGGCGTAATAAGCGGACAGCGGAATACAGATCAGAAACGAGCCGATGATGAACACGCTGAACGAGCGTTCTTTCATCAGTGCCAAGGTATCTGCCCCAATGATTTCGCGAAATGAGATCGCCTTGCCGGCCGACGGAGGTGGCGTGTGCGGGAGTACGAAGCTGAACAACGCGAGCGCTAACCCTGCGAACCCAGCCACGTAGAACTGCATGTCGGTGGTATCCGCCTCCAGCAAAGAGCTGACCGTAACATTCGCCGCGATCCAGCCGATCGTCCCGAATACGCGAATGATCGGAAAGAGTCGTTCCTGATCGTCAATGTTCGAAAAAGCCAGGGTGTTGGTAAGCCCCAGCGTCGGCATATAGCACAGCATGTGCAGAAACACGATCACCACCAATGCGGTCGCGCTCTGCTCGGCGGCGAAAGGTGCGGCGAACATGGCCAACGCACCGAGCAAATGCATCGCGAACAAAACCCGTTCCGAGGCAAAAAAGCGGTCGGCTACAAATCCGAGAAAGAAAGGGGAAATGATCGCCGCGATCGGCCCCACTGTGTACGCCCACGAAATCATGTCGAACATTTCGTGCTTGGCCATATAAGGCCCCAGCGTCACATACCATGCCCCCCAAATAAAGAATTGGAGAAACATCATCACCGAAAGCCCGATCAACTTCGGATTCTCGATCATCTCAACCACGATCGAGAGAATGTAGCGACTGATGAACTTCTTCACCATCAACCAGGTTCCTTTTGTGTTATTTCACAGCGAGAGGCAAATTTTGGCGGGGCGTTCGGGGTCCGATTGTAGCCGAGCTAGCAAACTTCAAAAACCAGGGACCATGTCCTATTTCGCGCCGCCGCGATAGTTCGGGTTCGGCTGAGGCATCTTGGCGTTCATCTCTTTCTGCCATGTGCGTAGCTTCTCGCGAAGCTGGGTCGTCTTTTCTGGCATCAAGGCACTCAGGTCGTGCTGCTCGTTTGGGTCCTTGCTCAGGTCGTAGAGTTCGACCGTGTCGTATTCATAAAACTCGATCAGCTTCCAATCCCCATCGCGGATCGACGCACCTGGCTTCCAGGCAGAACCATGGTAGTGGGGGTAGTGCCAATAAAGAGTCCGATCTTCTGCCTGCTTCTCCCCCTTCAGCAGCCCCACCAGCGACTCGCCGTCGTTGTGAACGTTCGGTTGCAGCGGCAAACCGGCCAATTCGAGGAAGGTTGGAAAGAAGTCCATGCTCACGACCGGGGCTTCCGATTCGGTGCCTGGCTGTGTCACGCCAGGAGCTTTGACGATCATCGGACTTCGCACGCCCCCTTCGTAGAGCCAACCCTTGCCGCTCCGAAGTGGAAGATTCGAGGTTGGTCCGACCCGTTTGCCACCTAAGGTGCACAGACCGCCATTGTCTGAGAAGAAGCAAACGACTGTGTTTTCGTCTAATTTCAGTTCGTCGAGCTTCGCGACAATTTCTCCCACGCTTTGATCGACCGCCGCGATCATCGACGCATAAGCCGCATTGTCTTGGCGAGCCCGGGAATTCCCTTCGTGCTCTTTGAGCGTGGGCGTTTCACCTTCAAAGGTCGCTTCCGCTTTCTCTTCGAAGTGCTCGATCCGCTTCTTATAAGGAGTGATTGGCGTGTGGACGTTGTAATAACACAGATAAAGCAGAAACGGCTTTGCCTGGTCGCGGGCCTCCAGGAAGTGAATCGACTCCTCCGTCAAACGCTCGGTGAGGTACTCCCCTTCCCGCCTCGCTTCGAGAACGGGATTCTTCCAAGGAGCATAATACCCCCCGGGCGGCGACCCGGCGTGGTGACCGCCGATGTTCGTTTCGAACCCTTGATCGTTCGGCCAATGTCCCTTCTCACCCAGATGCCACTTGCCGGCGAAGAAGGTTTGATATCCCTCTTCCTTCAGGGCCTCCGCCATGGTGACTTCTTCGAGAGCCAGGTTGTCACGGTCGTCGACGTGCAGAAACTTGCCGATCGTGCCGTTGCCAGGGATCCAGTCGGTCACGTCGACACGCACCGGATGACGTCCAGTGACGATCGAAGCTCGGGTCGGCGAGCAGACCGGGCAAGCCGTGTAGGCCTGGTTGAACTTCATGCCGCTCTTGGCGAGGGCATCGATATTCGGAGACTCGTTGAAGGTGCTGCCGTAGCACGAAAGATCGGCCCAACCGAGGTCGTCGACCAGGAAGAAGACGAAGTTAGGTCGCTTCGTCTCGGCGGCCTCGACTGAGTAGGCACCCCACACGAGGAAGGCTAATGCCACGACGAAACCAGGAAAGATACGGTGGAACATGCCGTCTCAACTCCAACCAGTTTGCTCAATACAACAAGGCCTGCACGGTTTAATCCATGCAGGCCGATGTTTGAGCATACTCGGAATCGAGACCAGATTCACCCAGTCCCCACCAAAGCGCTAGGCGACCGGGCCCGCCTTGCGCACTTCTTCGCTGACGCCAGAGCTGTACTTCTGGAAGTTCTCGATGAAGAGCGAAGCAAGCTTCGAGGCAGACTTGTCGTAGTCGGCTGGGTTCTTCCAGGTCGACTTCGGCGTCAAGATCTCGTTCGGAACGTTCTGGCACTCCTGAATCACATGCACGCCGAAGACCGGATCGACGGCGGTCGGTGCGTTGGCCAGCGTGCCATCGTGAATGGCGTCGATGATCGCACGGGTATACTTCAGCTTGATGCGCTGCCCTTCCCCGTACGCTCCACCAGTCCAACCGGTGTTCACCAGCCAGACATTCGCATTGTGCTTTTCGAGCTTCTCGGCCAGCAGTTCGGCATACTTGCCAGGATGCCAGACGAGGAACGGTCCGCCGAAGCAAGGGCTGAAGGTCGCTTGCGGCTCGGTGATACCAACTTCGGTGCCGGCGATCTTGGCGGTGTAACCACTGATGAAGTGATACATGGCCTGAGCCGAGGTCAACTTGCTGACCGGTGGCAACACGCCGAACGCATCGCAGGTCAGGAAGATCACATCGCTCGGATGGCCAGCCACGCAAGGAATCTTGGCGTTGCCGATGAACTCGATCGGATACGCACCGCGGGTATTCTGCGTGATGCTGGTGTCGGTGAAGTCGACGTGATGGTCTTCTTTGTCGTAGACCACGTTCTCGAGCACGGCACCAAAACGAAGCGCCTGGAAGATCTCCGGCTCGTTGTCTGGCGTCAGGTCGATCGCCTTCGCGTAGCAACCCCCTTCAATATTGAAGATGCCGTCATCGCTCCAGCAATGTTCGTCGTCTCCGATCAACATCCGCTTCGGGTCGGCCGAAAGGGTCGTTTTGCCCGTTCCCGAGAGGCCGAACAAGATGCTGCTGCGGTCCGAGTCAGGTGCGCAGGTCGCACTGCAGTGCATCGACAACACACCCTGTTTGGGCATGTAATAATTCATCATTGTGAAGACCCCCTTCTTCATCTCACCGGCGTATTCCGTGCCGAGGATGACCATTTCGCGGTCTTCAAGATTGACGTCGACGCTCGTTTTCGAGGTCATGCCAGGCGTGTGGCGGTTGGCCGGAAAACGCCCAGCGTTGTAGATCACCACGTCCGGATCGCCGAAATCCTTCAACTCTTCCGGAGTCGGCCGGATCAGCATGGTGTGCATGAACAAGGCGTGGTACGGACGCGAGCAAATCACCCGGATCTTCAGGCGATACTTCGGATCCCAGCCGGCGAAGGCGTCGACCACGTACAGCTTCTTGCGGGTATTCAGATAGTCTTTGGCCCGCTCGAGGTTGATTCGATAGATTCGATCTTCAATCGGAATATTGATCGGTCCCCACCAGACATCGTCCTTCGAGTGGACCGATTCGACGACACGCTTGTCCTTCGGCGAGCGGCCCGTCTTTTCGCCGCTGTAGGCGATCAAAGCGCCCGAATCGGCGACGGCGGCATCTTCTTCGTCGCGAATGGCTTCTTCATAGAGGGTCGAAGGGGCCATATTACGGCGGATGTCTTCGACTTCGATTTCCAATCCCTTTAAATCGATTTTACTCATCTCAGCACCACATCATTGGAGAGAAAAGACCCTGCGATCACTGCATTCACGCATTCTACTCCCTTTCTCTAAACCCGCGTACCCGACTACGCGGCGCGCAAAAAAAGCGTCTTCCCCAGCCGAAGGGAAGACGCTGTTCAGGATTCTTCGAATTGTCTTGAGGCGGTCGGTTTCTTGACCAGGACAGCCTAAGAAATGATTTCGTGGATCGGTTCGACGTGTTCGACGCCGACCAATTTTTGATCCAAACCGCTGTAGAAATAGCTCAAAGCGTTTGGATCGAGACCCAACTGGTTCAGGATCGTGGCGTGGATCCGCTTCACATGGAGTGGGTTTTCCACCGCTTCGGCACCCAGCTCGTCGGTGGCACCGTACGAAACGCCACCCTTGATACCGCCACCAGCCATCCACATGGTGAAACCATACGAATTGTGGTCACGGCCGGTCCCCTTTTCGTATTCGGCAGTCGGCTGACGACCAAACTCACCACCCCAAATAATCAGGGTGTCGTCCAACATACCCTTTCGCTTCAGGTCCTTGATCAGACCAGCGATTGGCAAATCGGTACGACCAGCATGGTAGTTGTGATTCTTTTCCAGGTCGCCGTGGGCGTCCCAGTTGTTGTCGTTATGGTGACCGCCCGAGTAAAGCTGAACGAAACGAACGCCACGTTCGACCAGACGGCGAGCCAGCAAGCAGCGACGGCCGAATTCTTCCGTCTGTGGGTTGTCGATACCGTATAGCTTCTTGGTTTCTTCCGTTTCATCGGCCAGGTCAACTGCTTCCGGAGCATGTTCCTGCATGCGGTAAGCCAGTTCATAGCTATGAATTCGAGCGGCCAACTCTGAGTTGTCCGGCCGATCTTCCAGGTGGTGCTGATTGGCTTCCTTCATCGCATCGAGGATACGACGTTGAGCCGCCCGCGACATTCCTTCTGGGGTCGCCAGATCGATGATCGGGGCACCCTTGCTGCGGAACATCGTGCCCTGGTAGTTGGCCGGCATGAAACCGCACGTCCAGTTCTTGGCACCGCTGATCGGACCACCGGAAGGGTCAAGCATCACGACGTAGCCTGGCAGGTTCTGATTGACCGTGCCCAGACCATAAGTGATCCACGAACCGAGGGTGGGGAAACCGCTGAGAATACGGCCCGAGTTCATCATCAACATGGCCGAACCATGGATCGGCGAATCGGCCTGGCACGACTTCAAGAACGAAATGTCGTCAACGCAGGTCGCCAGGTTTGGGAACAGTTCCGAGACCCACTGCCCCGACTGGCCATACTGCTTGAAGTTCCATTTAGGCCCGACAACGCGACCTTCGTTCTTTTCGCCACCACGCCCCTTAGTCTTCACGGGGACGGTCTTGCCGTCGAGATCGTACAGCTTTGGCTTGTAATCGAACGTGTCGACGTGGCTCGGACCGCCATACATGAACAGGAAGATGACATTCTTCGCCTTGCCTTCAAACATCGGCTGACGGGCAGCCAACGGGTTATCGAAGGCCGAAACGCCGTCAGCAGCGACGGCCTGATTCGCCAGGAAGCCATCCTTGGCCAGCATGTAGGTCAATGCGAGACCTGGGAACTTGGCCCCAGCGTTCCACAAAAACTCGCGCCGAGTGTTACCACAATAGGTTGATTTCGGCATTTCCGAGTTCGACATGATTCACCTTCCTCTTACATATGGATTCTTACACTGAACCGATCACGACATTCCAGCAATGCGGAATGACGCTTTAGTCCAGGAAGAAGAATTCGTTCAAGTTGATCAGCATCAGGCAGTACAAGTCGAATGACCGTTCGGCATCTAGACCATGGTCCTTCTGCAGGTCATTCATCAGCGAGATACCAACCTTCACGTCGCGGTCGTTGGCTTCGCGGGCCATCGTAAATTCGATCGCTTCGCGAATCTTATCTTCTGGCGTGGTCGCTCCGGTTTCACGAACTCGCTTGGCCAGTTCTTCGGCCTGCTGATTCGCAAAGAAACCATTGATCATCCCCAAGGCCTGAGCGGGCTGCGTGGTCACAAACCGTTCTTCGCAAGGGGCGTCTGTATCTGGGAAGTCGAACGTCGACAACAGTGGCGTTACCAGCGATCGCTTCACGTGGATGTAGACCGCACGACGAGCCTGTTCTTCGTACGACGAGTTGCCCCAGCCGTCACCAGGCTTCGACTGGCCAGCCATCACTTCGTCCGAAATCTTCGGGTAGAAGCCATGTCCGTACATCTTGTCGTTCAGGCGACCGTTGACCAGCAGGATCGAGTCGCGGACCTCTTCGGCCGTTAGACGACGCGAATTGAATCGCCACATCAGGTCGTTGCCGGGGTCCTGGGCCAAACCCTTTTCCGCACCGTCGGACGACATCTGATAGGTCGCCGAGAGCATCATCAGCTTCTGCATATGCTTGATGTCCCAGCCACTTTCCACGAACTCGGTAGCCAGCCAGTCCAGCAGTTCTGGATGGGTCGGAGGGGTACCGAGCTGACCGAAGTTGCTCGAGGTTCGCACGATGCCGCGGCCGAACTGGAATTGCCATATACGGTTCACCATCACACGAGCGGTCATCATGTTCTTATCCGAGGCAATCCACTTGGCGAGCACCAGACGGCGACCTGAGGTTTCCTGGCCATCCTTTGGTTCGGGAATCTCAGGCTTCGGTTCGTTGAAGAACTTCGGGAAGCCTGGTTCGACGACGTCTCCAGGAACGTGGGGATTGCCACGCATCATGATGGTGGTTGGCTCTGGCTTCTTGTCACTTTGATTCACAGCCAGGGCGAATTCGCGAGCTGGCAGATACTTTTCCTTCTCGCGAAGACCATCCATCTGCTTCTTCAGTTCGCGATACTCGGAAGCGTCGTTCGGGACGAGATCGGCGATCCGTTCGTCCATCTTTTCGCGCCGACGGTTGCGATCGCGTTCCTTACGGATCTCTTTGCGTTCTTCTTCAGGAAGCTGTTCGATCGCCGCCCGCACGATCTGGTTCATTCGGTCTTCGACGGCGCGCACTTCCCGATGGTGATTCTCGTGAGCCGAAATGATTTCTGAGCCCGAGATTTCTTTCTGGCTGAAGGCGACACTGCCACGCGTACCGTACGGTTTCATTCCCTTGAAGAAGGATAGGAATTCGTAGTAGTTCGCCTGAGTGATCGGGTCGATCTTGTGGTCGTGGCAACGTGCACAGTTGACCGTGACCGCCAGGAACGCCTTCCCGGTGGTGGTAATCAGGTCGTCGTATTGATCGTAAATATGCAGCAGCGGATCGGCTGGTTCGTCGTCCCACACACCTAGGCGATAATAGCCGGTAGCGATGATCGTTTCTGGCGTGGGGTTTTCGATTTCATCGCCAGCCAACTGCTCGAGAACGAACTGGTCGTAAGGCTTGTTTTCGTTGAAAGCACGGATCACGTAGTCACGATACTTCCAGGCATTCGGCTTAACGCCGTCTCGTTCGTAGCTGTTAGTCTCAGCGAAACGAACCAGATCGAGCCAATGTCGGCCCCACTTTTCACCGTAATGCTCCGAGGCGAGCAATCGATCGATCAGCTTGCCATAAGCGTCTGGCGATTGATCGGCTTCAAATGCTTCGATCTCTTCCTTGGTCGGCGGCAGGCCGGTCAAGTTGTAGTATGCCCGGCGGATGAGGGTCCGCTTCGAGGCCTTCGGGTTTGGCTCGAGACCCGCTTCTTCCAACCGAGCCAGAATGAATTGGTCGATTGGGTTCAGGGCCCAACCTTCATGTTCGGGTTTGGGTGGCTCTGGATCGGCGACCGGTTCAAAGGCCCAGTGCCCTTGATACTTGGCCCCTTCGTTGATCCAGGTCTTAATCACTTCCAACTCCTCCGGCTTGAGGGGATCACCTTCGGGGGGCATGCGTTCGAATTCGTCTTCCGAAAGAATGCGGCGAATGAGTTCGCTTTCTTCCACCTTGCCGGGCACGATGGCGATTTCGCCTGAGTCGGTTTCCCCCGTTGCGACCTCGCGATCGTCCAAACGAAGCCCACCCTCCTGAGATCCAGGACCATGGCATGCAAAGCACTTTTTCGCCAGAATTGGCTTGACATCGCGATTGAATTTAACGGTGGCTTCCGGCTCGTCTTGAGCCTGGGCCAGACCGGTGCAAACAGCGAACATGGTGCATACCATGATCAACATCGACGACCGGGAAATGCGCGATAAATAGAGCATTGGCAACAACTTAAGGCGGATTTAAGGTGGGATAAGGTGCCCGACATCACGAGTGCTGTTGGTAGGGCACACTCTGTATCGAAAGAGATCTTCCTACATTACACCGACAATTCTTGTACTTAAGGCGCTCAGAATCAATGAGATTTACCGAAAACCTTTTGAGAGCCTTTTCCTGTGGAGAATCCTGACACCATATGAGGGCGGGAATCCAATTTAAAATCCTTTGCCGAGCCCACTTGAGCCGCAATTCTCTCGAACGTAACCCAGGAATAAAAATCGGGGAAAATTTCCCCGGAAATTTGGCACACGATTGCTTTTGAGAATCGTTTCGGCTCATAATGAGGTCCTCCCTTGATAAGCATCCTCATCAAATACTGAGTCTCTTTTCCAATGCAACGACGCCGTGTCATGCTCATCGTGGAGACCTCGCTGGTTTACGGTCGCGAGGTCCTTCGTGGAATCAATCGCTATGTGGTGGCTAATGAACCTTGGTCGATGTTCGTTGATCTGCGCGAACTCGCATACCGTCCACCTGCTTGGTTAGAGAACTGGGACGGGGATGGCATCATCACCCGGAGTACCACTCCGAGCCTTGCCGAGCAATTGAAGGCGTGGAATATTCCCACAGTCGACCTGACCGATATCTATGGGGATCAAGGTTTGCCCCATATCGGCACCGATCACGAAGCGGTCGGTCGAATGGGCGCGGCCCACCTGCTGGAACGAGGATTCCGTCACTTCGCCTTCTGCGGATTCAGTGGCCACAATTGGTCCACACGACGCTATCACGGTTTCAAAGACGCCATCGAAAAGGCGAGCGGCCCGGTCGAACTGTTGGAAGGTCCTTGGGATTCTTCGTCGGCCCTGACCTGGGAGCAACAGCAAGCCCAGCTTTGTGATTGGCTGCGGGGGCTTCCTCGCCCAATCGGAATCATGGCCTGTAACGACATGCGTGGCCAGCACGTGCTCGACGCCTGCCGCCGGATCAACGCTGCCGTCCCGGAAGAAGTCGCCGTGATCGGTGTCGACAACGACGAACTGGTTTGCGAACTCTGTGATCCCCCCCTTTCCAGCGTGATGCCGAATCCGCAGCGCATCGGTTTTGAAGCTGCTGCCCTGCTCGACCGCCTCATGAAGGGGGAAGAGCCAACGCAGATGAGCAAGCTGGTCGAACCGCTGGGGATTGTGACCCGGCAGTCAACCGACGTTCTGGCGATCGAAGATCCGCTGGTCGCTTCGGCAGTGAAGTACATCCGCCAGCATGCCTGCGATGGTATCTCGGTGGTCGACGTGCTGCAGCATGTGCCGGTCT encodes:
- a CDS encoding TadE/TadG family type IV pilus assembly protein; amino-acid sequence: MSLISSACTDRASDRVNLGEMTGTLRSRHFGLDKRCRLFRLKRSGAAVVEFAIVAPLFFLLIFGMIEYGRMVMVQQVITNASREGARRAVLDGATTAEVISAVNGFLDSAAVDSSGAQVILSPDPPENAGFGGAVSVTVRVPFAEVSWLPSPMYLGATTLEAKTTMRRETVQ
- a CDS encoding prepilin peptidase, whose product is MDLFVSLSEAIAQNWPVWVVTFTLILAAVIDGFELKVPNWITFPFVASGWVYSFCAFGFEGLGWSLLGTVVGLALLLPAYSIGGMGAGDVKLLAGVGAWMYGTHTFYAFCISAIVGAVLAVGMVAFRKAWKKHSDNARIILNEIMTIRDPNQLSSIAAERKPTMLLLPYGIPIAIGTIGYFFWMGLLV
- a CDS encoding Flp family type IVb pilin, translated to MQGLIQKVQNFLVSEDGPTAVEYAVMLALIVIVCLTAIQAIGTQANATFTKIGTDMQTANTTGGAL
- a CDS encoding nucleoside permease, which gives rise to MVKKFISRYILSIVVEMIENPKLIGLSVMMFLQFFIWGAWYVTLGPYMAKHEMFDMISWAYTVGPIAAIISPFFLGFVADRFFASERVLFAMHLLGALAMFAAPFAAEQSATALVVIVFLHMLCYMPTLGLTNTLAFSNIDDQERLFPIIRVFGTIGWIAANVTVSSLLEADTTDMQFYVAGFAGLALALFSFVLPHTPPPSAGKAISFREIIGADTLALMKERSFSVFIIGSFLICIPLSAYYAYASTFVGKVGFEQKATVMSIGQGSEIVFMLLMPLFFSRLGVKWMLFAGMAAWVVRYGLFAGADVDNVQWMVVLGILLHGICYDFFFVTGFIYTDKKCGKELRGQAQGFLVFVTQGLGLGIGAQVMGAIAAAFTNEEGVSNWQMIWLMPCIMAGVVMILFGLLFNDKVDAADDETGYGTDEAPATEPSH
- a CDS encoding sulfatase; this encodes MFHRIFPGFVVALAFLVWGAYSVEAAETKRPNFVFFLVDDLGWADLSCYGSTFNESPNIDALAKSGMKFNQAYTACPVCSPTRASIVTGRHPVRVDVTDWIPGNGTIGKFLHVDDRDNLALEEVTMAEALKEEGYQTFFAGKWHLGEKGHWPNDQGFETNIGGHHAGSPPGGYYAPWKNPVLEARREGEYLTERLTEESIHFLEARDQAKPFLLYLCYYNVHTPITPYKKRIEHFEEKAEATFEGETPTLKEHEGNSRARQDNAAYASMIAAVDQSVGEIVAKLDELKLDENTVVCFFSDNGGLCTLGGKRVGPTSNLPLRSGKGWLYEGGVRSPMIVKAPGVTQPGTESEAPVVSMDFFPTFLELAGLPLQPNVHNDGESLVGLLKGEKQAEDRTLYWHYPHYHGSAWKPGASIRDGDWKLIEFYEYDTVELYDLSKDPNEQHDLSALMPEKTTQLREKLRTWQKEMNAKMPQPNPNYRGGAK
- the pckA gene encoding phosphoenolpyruvate carboxykinase (ATP); the encoded protein is MSKIDLKGLEIEVEDIRRNMAPSTLYEEAIRDEEDAAVADSGALIAYSGEKTGRSPKDKRVVESVHSKDDVWWGPINIPIEDRIYRINLERAKDYLNTRKKLYVVDAFAGWDPKYRLKIRVICSRPYHALFMHTMLIRPTPEELKDFGDPDVVIYNAGRFPANRHTPGMTSKTSVDVNLEDREMVILGTEYAGEMKKGVFTMMNYYMPKQGVLSMHCSATCAPDSDRSSILFGLSGTGKTTLSADPKRMLIGDDEHCWSDDGIFNIEGGCYAKAIDLTPDNEPEIFQALRFGAVLENVVYDKEDHHVDFTDTSITQNTRGAYPIEFIGNAKIPCVAGHPSDVIFLTCDAFGVLPPVSKLTSAQAMYHFISGYTAKIAGTEVGITEPQATFSPCFGGPFLVWHPGKYAELLAEKLEKHNANVWLVNTGWTGGAYGEGQRIKLKYTRAIIDAIHDGTLANAPTAVDPVFGVHVIQECQNVPNEILTPKSTWKNPADYDKSASKLASLFIENFQKYSSGVSEEVRKAGPVA
- a CDS encoding DUF1501 domain-containing protein — protein: MSNSEMPKSTYCGNTRREFLWNAGAKFPGLALTYMLAKDGFLANQAVAADGVSAFDNPLAARQPMFEGKAKNVIFLFMYGGPSHVDTFDYKPKLYDLDGKTVPVKTKGRGGEKNEGRVVGPKWNFKQYGQSGQWVSELFPNLATCVDDISFLKSCQADSPIHGSAMLMMNSGRILSGFPTLGSWITYGLGTVNQNLPGYVVMLDPSGGPISGAKNWTCGFMPANYQGTMFRSKGAPIIDLATPEGMSRAAQRRILDAMKEANQHHLEDRPDNSELAARIHSYELAYRMQEHAPEAVDLADETEETKKLYGIDNPQTEEFGRRCLLARRLVERGVRFVQLYSGGHHNDNNWDAHGDLEKNHNYHAGRTDLPIAGLIKDLKRKGMLDDTLIIWGGEFGRQPTAEYEKGTGRDHNSYGFTMWMAGGGIKGGVSYGATDELGAEAVENPLHVKRIHATILNQLGLDPNALSYFYSGLDQKLVGVEHVEPIHEIIS